The Symphalangus syndactylus isolate Jambi chromosome 23, NHGRI_mSymSyn1-v2.1_pri, whole genome shotgun sequence genome has a window encoding:
- the DLK2 gene encoding protein delta homolog 2 isoform X4: MPSGCRCLHLVCLLCILGAPGQPVRADDCSSHCDLAHGCCAPDGSCRCDPGWEGLHCERCVRMPGCQHGTCHQPWQCICHSGWAGFHGRDCERKAGPCEQAGSPCRNGGQCQDDQGFALNFTCRCLVGFVGARCEVNVDDCLMRPCANGATCLDGINRFSCLCPEGFAGRFCTINLDDCASRPCQRGARCRDRVHDFDCVCPSGYGGKTCELVLPVPDPPTTVDTPLGPTSAVMVPATGPAPHSAGAGLLRISVKEVVRRQEAGLGEPSLVALVVFGALTAALVLATVLLTLRAWRRGVCPPGPCCYPAPHYAPACQDQECQVSMLPAGLPLPPDLPPEPGKTTAL; this comes from the exons ATGCCCAGCGGCTGCCGCTGCCTGCATCTCGTGTGCCTGTTGTGCATTCTGGGGGCTCCCGGTCAGCCTGTCCGAG CCGATGACTGCAGCTCCCACTGTGACCTGGCCCACGGCTGCTGTGCACCCGACGGCTCCTGCAG GTGTGACCCGGGCTGGGAGGGGCTGCACTGTGAGCGCTGTGTGAGGATGCCTGGCTGCCAGCACGGCACCTGCCACCAGCCATGGCAGTGCATCTGCCACAGTGGCTGGGCAG GCTTCCATGGGCGTGACTGCGAGCGCAAGGCTGGACCCTGTGAACAGGCAGG CTCCCCATGCCGCAATGGCGGGCAGTGCCAGGACGACCAGGGCTTTGCCCTCAACTTCACGTGCCGCTGCTTGGTGGGCTTTGTGGGTGCCCGCTGTGAGGTAAATGTGGATGACTGCCTGATGCGGCCTTGTGCTAACGGTGCCACCTGCCTTGACGGCATAAAccgcttctcctgcctctgtcctgAGGGCTTTGCTGGACGCTTCTGCACCATCAACCTGGATGACTGTGCCAGCCGCCCATGCCAGAGAGGGGCCCGCTGTCGGGACCGTGTCCATGACTTCGACTGTGTCTGCCCCAGTGGCTATGGTGGCAAGACTTGTGAGCTTGTCTTACCTGTCCCAGACCCCCCAACCACAGTGGACACCCCTCTAGGGCCCACCTCAGCTGTAATGGTACCTGCCACAGGGCCAGCCCCCCACAGCGCAGGGGCTGGTCTGCTGCGGATCTCAGTGAAGGAGGTGGTGCGGAGGCAAGAGGCTGGGCTAGGTGAGCCTAGCTTGGTGGCCCTGGTGGTGTTTGGGGCCCTCACTGCTGCCCTGGTTCTGGCTACTGTGTTGCTGACCCTGAGGGCCTGGCGCCGGGGTGTCTGCCCCCCTGGACCCTGTTGCTACCCTGCCCCACACTATGCTCCAGCGTGCCAGGACCAGGAGTGTCAGGTTAGCATGCTGCCGGCAGGGCTCCCCCTGCCACCTGACTTGCCCCCTGAGCCTGGAAAGACCACAGCACTGTGA
- the DLK2 gene encoding protein delta homolog 2 isoform X2, translating to MPSGCRCLHLVCLLCILGAPGQPVRADDCSSHCDLAHGCCAPDGSCRCDPGWEGLHCERCVRMPGCQHGTCHQPWQCICHSGWADEHICTTQSPCQNGGQCMYDGGGEYHCVCLPGFHGRDCERKAGPCEQAGSPCRNGGQCQDDQGFALNFTCRCLVGFVGARCEVNVDDCLMRPCANGATCLDGINRFSCLCPEGFAGRFCTINLDDCASRPCQRGARCRDRVHDFDCVCPSGYGGKTCELVLPVPDPPTTVDTPLGPTSAVMVPATGPAPHSAGAGLLRISVKEVVRRQEAGLGEPSLVALVVFGALTAALVLATVLLTLRAWRRGVCPPGPCCYPAPHYAPACQDQECQVSMLPAGLPLPPDLPPEPGKTTAL from the exons ATGCCCAGCGGCTGCCGCTGCCTGCATCTCGTGTGCCTGTTGTGCATTCTGGGGGCTCCCGGTCAGCCTGTCCGAG CCGATGACTGCAGCTCCCACTGTGACCTGGCCCACGGCTGCTGTGCACCCGACGGCTCCTGCAG GTGTGACCCGGGCTGGGAGGGGCTGCACTGTGAGCGCTGTGTGAGGATGCCTGGCTGCCAGCACGGCACCTGCCACCAGCCATGGCAGTGCATCTGCCACAGTGGCTGGGCAG ATGAACATATCTGTACCACGCAGTCCCCCTGCCAGAATGGAGGCCAGTGCATGTATGACGGGGGCGGTGAGTACCATTGTGTGTGCTTACCAGGCTTCCATGGGCGTGACTGCGAGCGCAAGGCTGGACCCTGTGAACAGGCAGG CTCCCCATGCCGCAATGGCGGGCAGTGCCAGGACGACCAGGGCTTTGCCCTCAACTTCACGTGCCGCTGCTTGGTGGGCTTTGTGGGTGCCCGCTGTGAGGTAAATGTGGATGACTGCCTGATGCGGCCTTGTGCTAACGGTGCCACCTGCCTTGACGGCATAAAccgcttctcctgcctctgtcctgAGGGCTTTGCTGGACGCTTCTGCACCATCAACCTGGATGACTGTGCCAGCCGCCCATGCCAGAGAGGGGCCCGCTGTCGGGACCGTGTCCATGACTTCGACTGTGTCTGCCCCAGTGGCTATGGTGGCAAGACTTGTGAGCTTGTCTTACCTGTCCCAGACCCCCCAACCACAGTGGACACCCCTCTAGGGCCCACCTCAGCTGTAATGGTACCTGCCACAGGGCCAGCCCCCCACAGCGCAGGGGCTGGTCTGCTGCGGATCTCAGTGAAGGAGGTGGTGCGGAGGCAAGAGGCTGGGCTAGGTGAGCCTAGCTTGGTGGCCCTGGTGGTGTTTGGGGCCCTCACTGCTGCCCTGGTTCTGGCTACTGTGTTGCTGACCCTGAGGGCCTGGCGCCGGGGTGTCTGCCCCCCTGGACCCTGTTGCTACCCTGCCCCACACTATGCTCCAGCGTGCCAGGACCAGGAGTGTCAGGTTAGCATGCTGCCGGCAGGGCTCCCCCTGCCACCTGACTTGCCCCCTGAGCCTGGAAAGACCACAGCACTGTGA
- the DLK2 gene encoding protein delta homolog 2 isoform X1: MPSGCRCLHLVCLLCILGAPGQPVRADDCSSHCDLAHGCCAPDGSCRCDPGWEGLHCERCVRMPGCQHGTCHQPWQCICHSGWAGKFCDKDEHICTTQSPCQNGGQCMYDGGGEYHCVCLPGFHGRDCERKAGPCEQAGSPCRNGGQCQDDQGFALNFTCRCLVGFVGARCEVNVDDCLMRPCANGATCLDGINRFSCLCPEGFAGRFCTINLDDCASRPCQRGARCRDRVHDFDCVCPSGYGGKTCELVLPVPDPPTTVDTPLGPTSAVMVPATGPAPHSAGAGLLRISVKEVVRRQEAGLGEPSLVALVVFGALTAALVLATVLLTLRAWRRGVCPPGPCCYPAPHYAPACQDQECQVSMLPAGLPLPPDLPPEPGKTTAL; the protein is encoded by the exons ATGCCCAGCGGCTGCCGCTGCCTGCATCTCGTGTGCCTGTTGTGCATTCTGGGGGCTCCCGGTCAGCCTGTCCGAG CCGATGACTGCAGCTCCCACTGTGACCTGGCCCACGGCTGCTGTGCACCCGACGGCTCCTGCAG GTGTGACCCGGGCTGGGAGGGGCTGCACTGTGAGCGCTGTGTGAGGATGCCTGGCTGCCAGCACGGCACCTGCCACCAGCCATGGCAGTGCATCTGCCACAGTGGCTGGGCAGGCAAGTTCTGTGACAAAG ATGAACATATCTGTACCACGCAGTCCCCCTGCCAGAATGGAGGCCAGTGCATGTATGACGGGGGCGGTGAGTACCATTGTGTGTGCTTACCAGGCTTCCATGGGCGTGACTGCGAGCGCAAGGCTGGACCCTGTGAACAGGCAGG CTCCCCATGCCGCAATGGCGGGCAGTGCCAGGACGACCAGGGCTTTGCCCTCAACTTCACGTGCCGCTGCTTGGTGGGCTTTGTGGGTGCCCGCTGTGAGGTAAATGTGGATGACTGCCTGATGCGGCCTTGTGCTAACGGTGCCACCTGCCTTGACGGCATAAAccgcttctcctgcctctgtcctgAGGGCTTTGCTGGACGCTTCTGCACCATCAACCTGGATGACTGTGCCAGCCGCCCATGCCAGAGAGGGGCCCGCTGTCGGGACCGTGTCCATGACTTCGACTGTGTCTGCCCCAGTGGCTATGGTGGCAAGACTTGTGAGCTTGTCTTACCTGTCCCAGACCCCCCAACCACAGTGGACACCCCTCTAGGGCCCACCTCAGCTGTAATGGTACCTGCCACAGGGCCAGCCCCCCACAGCGCAGGGGCTGGTCTGCTGCGGATCTCAGTGAAGGAGGTGGTGCGGAGGCAAGAGGCTGGGCTAGGTGAGCCTAGCTTGGTGGCCCTGGTGGTGTTTGGGGCCCTCACTGCTGCCCTGGTTCTGGCTACTGTGTTGCTGACCCTGAGGGCCTGGCGCCGGGGTGTCTGCCCCCCTGGACCCTGTTGCTACCCTGCCCCACACTATGCTCCAGCGTGCCAGGACCAGGAGTGTCAGGTTAGCATGCTGCCGGCAGGGCTCCCCCTGCCACCTGACTTGCCCCCTGAGCCTGGAAAGACCACAGCACTGTGA
- the DLK2 gene encoding protein delta homolog 2 isoform X6, with protein MTAAPTVTWPTAAVHPTAPADEHICTTQSPCQNGGQCMYDGGGEYHCVCLPGFHGRDCERKAGPCEQAGSPCRNGGQCQDDQGFALNFTCRCLVGFVGARCEVNVDDCLMRPCANGATCLDGINRFSCLCPEGFAGRFCTINLDDCASRPCQRGARCRDRVHDFDCVCPSGYGGKTCELVLPVPDPPTTVDTPLGPTSAVMVPATGPAPHSAGAGLLRISVKEVVRRQEAGLGEPSLVALVVFGALTAALVLATVLLTLRAWRRGVCPPGPCCYPAPHYAPACQDQECQVSMLPAGLPLPPDLPPEPGKTTAL; from the exons ATGACTGCAGCTCCCACTGTGACCTGGCCCACGGCTGCTGTGCACCCGACGGCTCCTGCAG ATGAACATATCTGTACCACGCAGTCCCCCTGCCAGAATGGAGGCCAGTGCATGTATGACGGGGGCGGTGAGTACCATTGTGTGTGCTTACCAGGCTTCCATGGGCGTGACTGCGAGCGCAAGGCTGGACCCTGTGAACAGGCAGG CTCCCCATGCCGCAATGGCGGGCAGTGCCAGGACGACCAGGGCTTTGCCCTCAACTTCACGTGCCGCTGCTTGGTGGGCTTTGTGGGTGCCCGCTGTGAGGTAAATGTGGATGACTGCCTGATGCGGCCTTGTGCTAACGGTGCCACCTGCCTTGACGGCATAAAccgcttctcctgcctctgtcctgAGGGCTTTGCTGGACGCTTCTGCACCATCAACCTGGATGACTGTGCCAGCCGCCCATGCCAGAGAGGGGCCCGCTGTCGGGACCGTGTCCATGACTTCGACTGTGTCTGCCCCAGTGGCTATGGTGGCAAGACTTGTGAGCTTGTCTTACCTGTCCCAGACCCCCCAACCACAGTGGACACCCCTCTAGGGCCCACCTCAGCTGTAATGGTACCTGCCACAGGGCCAGCCCCCCACAGCGCAGGGGCTGGTCTGCTGCGGATCTCAGTGAAGGAGGTGGTGCGGAGGCAAGAGGCTGGGCTAGGTGAGCCTAGCTTGGTGGCCCTGGTGGTGTTTGGGGCCCTCACTGCTGCCCTGGTTCTGGCTACTGTGTTGCTGACCCTGAGGGCCTGGCGCCGGGGTGTCTGCCCCCCTGGACCCTGTTGCTACCCTGCCCCACACTATGCTCCAGCGTGCCAGGACCAGGAGTGTCAGGTTAGCATGCTGCCGGCAGGGCTCCCCCTGCCACCTGACTTGCCCCCTGAGCCTGGAAAGACCACAGCACTGTGA
- the DLK2 gene encoding protein delta homolog 2 isoform X5: protein MAFQGHSSLNVCEHLRHARRGTGGIYRHLISSSTQPCKVYPQFTDEHICTTQSPCQNGGQCMYDGGGEYHCVCLPGFHGRDCERKAGPCEQAGSPCRNGGQCQDDQGFALNFTCRCLVGFVGARCEVNVDDCLMRPCANGATCLDGINRFSCLCPEGFAGRFCTINLDDCASRPCQRGARCRDRVHDFDCVCPSGYGGKTCELVLPVPDPPTTVDTPLGPTSAVMVPATGPAPHSAGAGLLRISVKEVVRRQEAGLGEPSLVALVVFGALTAALVLATVLLTLRAWRRGVCPPGPCCYPAPHYAPACQDQECQVSMLPAGLPLPPDLPPEPGKTTAL from the exons ATGGCCTTTCAAGgtcattcttctttaaatgtttgtgaGCACCTCAGACATGCCAGGAGGGGTACTGGAGGCATTTACAGACATCTTATTTCTTCCTCTACTCAACCCTGCAAGGTGTATCCCcaatttacag ATGAACATATCTGTACCACGCAGTCCCCCTGCCAGAATGGAGGCCAGTGCATGTATGACGGGGGCGGTGAGTACCATTGTGTGTGCTTACCAGGCTTCCATGGGCGTGACTGCGAGCGCAAGGCTGGACCCTGTGAACAGGCAGG CTCCCCATGCCGCAATGGCGGGCAGTGCCAGGACGACCAGGGCTTTGCCCTCAACTTCACGTGCCGCTGCTTGGTGGGCTTTGTGGGTGCCCGCTGTGAGGTAAATGTGGATGACTGCCTGATGCGGCCTTGTGCTAACGGTGCCACCTGCCTTGACGGCATAAAccgcttctcctgcctctgtcctgAGGGCTTTGCTGGACGCTTCTGCACCATCAACCTGGATGACTGTGCCAGCCGCCCATGCCAGAGAGGGGCCCGCTGTCGGGACCGTGTCCATGACTTCGACTGTGTCTGCCCCAGTGGCTATGGTGGCAAGACTTGTGAGCTTGTCTTACCTGTCCCAGACCCCCCAACCACAGTGGACACCCCTCTAGGGCCCACCTCAGCTGTAATGGTACCTGCCACAGGGCCAGCCCCCCACAGCGCAGGGGCTGGTCTGCTGCGGATCTCAGTGAAGGAGGTGGTGCGGAGGCAAGAGGCTGGGCTAGGTGAGCCTAGCTTGGTGGCCCTGGTGGTGTTTGGGGCCCTCACTGCTGCCCTGGTTCTGGCTACTGTGTTGCTGACCCTGAGGGCCTGGCGCCGGGGTGTCTGCCCCCCTGGACCCTGTTGCTACCCTGCCCCACACTATGCTCCAGCGTGCCAGGACCAGGAGTGTCAGGTTAGCATGCTGCCGGCAGGGCTCCCCCTGCCACCTGACTTGCCCCCTGAGCCTGGAAAGACCACAGCACTGTGA
- the DLK2 gene encoding protein delta homolog 2 isoform X3 has translation MPSGCRCLHLVCLLCILGAPGQPVRADDCSSHCDLAHGCCAPDGSCRCDPGWEGLHCERCVRMPGCQHGTCHQPWQCICHSGWAGKFCDKGFHGRDCERKAGPCEQAGSPCRNGGQCQDDQGFALNFTCRCLVGFVGARCEVNVDDCLMRPCANGATCLDGINRFSCLCPEGFAGRFCTINLDDCASRPCQRGARCRDRVHDFDCVCPSGYGGKTCELVLPVPDPPTTVDTPLGPTSAVMVPATGPAPHSAGAGLLRISVKEVVRRQEAGLGEPSLVALVVFGALTAALVLATVLLTLRAWRRGVCPPGPCCYPAPHYAPACQDQECQVSMLPAGLPLPPDLPPEPGKTTAL, from the exons ATGCCCAGCGGCTGCCGCTGCCTGCATCTCGTGTGCCTGTTGTGCATTCTGGGGGCTCCCGGTCAGCCTGTCCGAG CCGATGACTGCAGCTCCCACTGTGACCTGGCCCACGGCTGCTGTGCACCCGACGGCTCCTGCAG GTGTGACCCGGGCTGGGAGGGGCTGCACTGTGAGCGCTGTGTGAGGATGCCTGGCTGCCAGCACGGCACCTGCCACCAGCCATGGCAGTGCATCTGCCACAGTGGCTGGGCAGGCAAGTTCTGTGACAAAG GCTTCCATGGGCGTGACTGCGAGCGCAAGGCTGGACCCTGTGAACAGGCAGG CTCCCCATGCCGCAATGGCGGGCAGTGCCAGGACGACCAGGGCTTTGCCCTCAACTTCACGTGCCGCTGCTTGGTGGGCTTTGTGGGTGCCCGCTGTGAGGTAAATGTGGATGACTGCCTGATGCGGCCTTGTGCTAACGGTGCCACCTGCCTTGACGGCATAAAccgcttctcctgcctctgtcctgAGGGCTTTGCTGGACGCTTCTGCACCATCAACCTGGATGACTGTGCCAGCCGCCCATGCCAGAGAGGGGCCCGCTGTCGGGACCGTGTCCATGACTTCGACTGTGTCTGCCCCAGTGGCTATGGTGGCAAGACTTGTGAGCTTGTCTTACCTGTCCCAGACCCCCCAACCACAGTGGACACCCCTCTAGGGCCCACCTCAGCTGTAATGGTACCTGCCACAGGGCCAGCCCCCCACAGCGCAGGGGCTGGTCTGCTGCGGATCTCAGTGAAGGAGGTGGTGCGGAGGCAAGAGGCTGGGCTAGGTGAGCCTAGCTTGGTGGCCCTGGTGGTGTTTGGGGCCCTCACTGCTGCCCTGGTTCTGGCTACTGTGTTGCTGACCCTGAGGGCCTGGCGCCGGGGTGTCTGCCCCCCTGGACCCTGTTGCTACCCTGCCCCACACTATGCTCCAGCGTGCCAGGACCAGGAGTGTCAGGTTAGCATGCTGCCGGCAGGGCTCCCCCTGCCACCTGACTTGCCCCCTGAGCCTGGAAAGACCACAGCACTGTGA